The window CCTCTCGTCCATGACTGCCTCAATTACCTCAATTTTATTTTTATCTCTCATTGTTAGTAGCATCCTTCTCCTCCTTTCGGAGGATAGCTACTGACATTTTCACTCGGCAGTTAGTACTGACACTTTCACTCGGCTACCACAGGTGCAGCAACTTGTGTTGACCAAGTTGAGTAGACTTGCTAGCTCGTGCCTTTCAATATGCGCTCTATTTTACTAATTCTATTAGTCTTAACTTTTATTTTGATCTTAATGGGGGGATTAGTGCACGGAACGGGTTCGAGCCTCGCTTGCCCGGATTGGCCATTATGTTACGGCGAATTTTTTCCCAAGATGCAAGGCGGTGTTGCCATTGAACATTCGCATCGCTTAGTTGCTTCTTTAGTTGGGCTACTCACCCTCATCTTTTTTCTAAAAACTTTGCATGATTCTAAAGTATCCTCGAAATTCAAAAAATTAAGCTTATTGGCTTTTCTATTGGTGGTGTTTCAGGGAATTTTGGGAGGCATCACGGTTATTTATCGGTTACCGACCTTAGTATCCACAGCTCATCTGGGTGCCTCCATGCTTTTCCTGGCAACTTTGTTTTATTTATTTCTAATCATGAATCAAAATTCAACCGGTGAAAAACAAGTGTCTACTCAGTCTTGTGGCTATCATTTTTCGCTTCTACTATTGGTGCTACTTTACGTGCAAATTTTATTGGGGGCCTTGGTGAAACATACGGGGGCGAGCCTCGCTTGTTTAGAGATCCCTTTTTGCCAAGGCTCGCTTTGGCCCTCGGGTGGTTCGGGCTTACTTTATTTACATATGGCTCATCGTTTAATGGGGATGGGGCTTGGAATATTGCTGCTCGGTTTTCCAATTTATTTAAAAGTTAAAAATTTATCCCATCATCAACCTATCTTATTGCTGATGATATTAACGGCTGCCCAAATCACTTTGGGATTCCTATCCGTTTATACTTATCTTGATTTACCCGTCGCCCTTGGGCATTTAGGGGTGGGAGCGCTGCTTTTGCTCGCGTTAGTTTATATCAGTATTCGCGTGAAAGCCTCACCATGATTTCTTATCAAAAATCTCTCGTGGCTATTTTTGAATTGTTCAAACCACGAATTATTCCCCTCGTGCTCATCACCACCTTTGGCGGCATGTGGCTAACCCCTATGCCCTTGGTACCCCTGCGCGTATTAACGATTCTTGGGTGGGTCTTTTTATTAGTGGCAGGGGCCAATGCGATTAATATGTACCTGGAAAGAGATTTAGACCGCCTCATGACTCGAACCGCTGACCGGCCTTTGCCTACCCAGCGTATCCCAAGTGCCCTAGCTTTATGGATTGGACTTATACTTTCCATCATTGCCGTGTTTGCGATGATGGAATGGGTGAACCCCATTACCGGTTTGCTCGCCGCCATTTCTCTTTTACTTTACACAACTGTTTACACACCTTTAAAACGCAAAACCCCTCTAGCTTTGTGGATTGGAGCAGTGCCAGGTGCCATGCCTGCCTGGTTAGGTTGGACAGCGCTTACCCATCGCTTAGATTTACAAGGTTTGAGCCTCTTTGCCATCCTTTATATTTGGCAAATCCCTCATTTCTTAGCGATCAGCATTTTTCGTAAAGAAGAATATTTTAAAGCTGGGATTAAAGTGATGCCTTTAACGCAAGGGAATATGGCTACCTGTTATCAAATGATTCCCTATGCCTTTATCCAAATTCCCATTTCACTCATGCCTGCACCCTTGGGGCTTGTAGGTCGTTTTTATTTTATTGCAGCTTTAATATTAGGGATTATTTTTTTCGGCTACACTTGTTTAGGGATTAAAAACCAAGGTAACGCCGTTTGGGCACGGCGCTGCTTTTTTCTTTCGATTATCTATTTGCCGTTATTATACGCAGCTTTAGTTGTTGATCGATTTTTACAATGACAAACACTAGCAGCATCAGCGTGCCTGCCACATAAAATGGCACACTAGGCCGCAAATCAAAAAATGCCCCGGCTGAGAGTTGCCCCACAAAACGAGCCAAATTTGTGCTAGCTGTAAAAACCCCCATTACCGTTCCAATCCCGGTATCCATCACTTTGCTAGCCATGCTGGTTAAAGAAGGCTGTGCCACGCCACGCCCAATAGAAGCCGCGGCGAGCGGCAGCAGTAAAATCGAAACATAATGCACTTGTGGAAGTAATAAAAAACCCAAACTTAAAATCCCAGCGCCCACCATTAATAAAGTCATATCTGAATAACGAGGGGAGAGCCGCCGAATCAAACCCCCTTGCACCAAGATCATGAGCAATGCCATGAACGAAAAAATAAAATAAATTTGCGAATCAGGCGAAGAAAAAATACTTTTCATGTAAAATGCAAAAGTCGTTTCTAATTGGGTTAAAGAAAAAGTAAAAACAAAATTGATGATACAAATTTTTAAAAGTAGGGAATGGGTCAATACTTGTCTTAGTGGCAGGCTTTCGCGTTTGACCCCATGCAGGCCATGCCGATCTTCTTGCAAAACCGCATAGGCATAAATTGCATTAATAAAATTTAAACCACTGGTCACAAAAATGGGAACATGTTGCCCAAAGCCAACTAACATCCCCCCTAAAGTAGGTCCCAATAAAAACCCCACCCCAAAGGCAACGCCAATCAACCCCATGGCCTTGGTCCGATCATGGTTGGGGGTAATATCCGTAATATAAGCACTTGCCACCCCAATGTTGGCGGCAAACATTCCGCCTAAGAGTCGAGATAAAAAAATCATCCATAGATTAGTCGCAAACCCCAGCAGAATCATGCTAAACCCGGCACCTACGATTGAAATAATCAACACCCTTTTGCGGCCAATCTTATCTGAAAGCCGCCCCCACAACGGCGCAAACAAAAATTGCATAGCGGTGTAAGAGCTAACAATGACGCCCAAGATTGTACCACTCGCATGATAAGTCTTGGCCAAAAGCGGGATAGTGGGTACCAACAGGGCAAAACCAATCAGATCCAGTAAAATAACACTAAATAAGGTTAACAAGGCACGCTTACGCTGGGCATCATTCATAGTGCAAAGCTCATACCGATGACGGTTGATAAATTCAACTGTATAGTCTAGGAGTGTATAGTCTAGGAGTCATTTTATTATGCTGAGCGCCCTTAAAAACTTGGACCCTTTTTGGATTAGCCTAGGGCCAGTGATTGCGATCAATAGTTTTTTCTTCATCATGCTTATTATCTTTGCAATAACTCACTGGAAATTGCCTCACGATGAAGAATTGGCCACCCGGCATCGCTCAAGATTATTAAATTTATGGTTTCGCGAATATTGGATTTGGTCAACCAACCCTATCCTAAAATTATTGATACGTTTAGGCATTAGCCCCAATGGTTTAACCACCGTGGGGTTTCTCTTCAGTTGTTTTGCCAGCATCGCCTTTGCTCAAGGCTTGGTGGGCGTTGCAGGGTGGATGATCATTGCCAGTGGCACCTGCGATATTTTTGATGGAAGGATTGCAAGGCTTTCAGGGAAAATGAGCGTGTCAGGTGGGTTTTATGACTCCGTCATGGATCGCTTGGGCGAAGCGGTAGTTTTTTTAGGGGCCGCTATTTATTTTCGTGAATCCTGGGTGTTGTATTTTGTCATCGCCGGCCTCATTGGTTCTTTCATGGTGAGTTACACCCGCGCCCGCGGTTTAAGTGAAGGGATTAAATGCGATAGTGGCACCATGCAACGCCCCGAGCGCATCGTTTACCTTGGAGTAGGTTCGGTATTTAGCCCCCTGGTTAAACTTGCCGTTAGCGGGGGTAATATCAACGCCCCAGAATACATCACCATTGCTGCATTAGTCTTAATTGGCGTGATGACCAACTTAACCGCTCTGCATCGCATCATTTATATTTTTAAAAAATTAAACGAAAAAAACCCGCCCAATTTCACCTCCCAATCCAAACTCGCCAAGAGCCCCATCATCACCAAATTACGCGACACCATCGTTGACAGCTTGAGTTAGATAATGATGGGAAAAGCATCATCCCGGGCTAGCCTGCCCCGGACCCCGATCCGGGGACCCGGGATCCATAGTGGAAATCTATGAGAAATTGGTTTGTATATATTATGACCAATAAACGCAACGGCACCCTTTACATTGGTATTACTTCGAATCTACCCAAAAGAGTATGGGAACATAAAAATAAGGTTAATCCGAATTCTTTTACTACCAAATAGGGTTTGGATAATCTGGTTTATTTTGAACCTTATGAAACTTACGAGCAGGCTATTCCACGAGAAAAACAATTAAAAAATTGGAAAAGAAGATGGAAGATAGAGTTGATTAAAAAAACAAACCCTCATTGGAACGATTTATACCCTGACATTTGTGAATTGTAACTTCATGGATCCCGGGTCCCCGGATCGGGGTCCGGGGCAGGCTAGCCCGGGATGACGTAATGCCGTCATGCCGGACATTGATCCGACATCCATGTATGAGAAGAATAGATCCCGGGTCTAGCCCGGGATGACGGAAAAAGATTCTTTGGTTAAGAACCTCAATTTGTATTACAATTAAACAGTGAAGAATCGCAATGAACGCTTGGCGTTGGTGATGAGTGGGGGAGGGGCTCGTGGGGCCTACGAAGCGGGTGTGCTGCATTTTATTCGCACGGGGCTGCCTAAACCTTTTCGTGAACTCAATTTCCCCATCCAATGTGGCTCGAGTGTGGGGGCAATTAATATTTCTTTTATGGCCTCCACCGCTGATCACCCTGAACTTCAAGGCGAACAATTGTGCCGGCTATGGGCTGAGGTCAAACAAGAAGAAATTTATTATCGTAATTTTAAAGCCCTAGGGAATTTTTTAAGCAATACCTTCTTGGGCCTTACCCGCAATTTAACTCGGCTCAATCCCTTTGCCAGTCACAAAAAAAGCCAACACCATTTTCACTCGGTTTTTAACACCGCACCTTTTGTAGAATTTTTAAAAAAACATGTGTCTTGGAACAAAATTTCTCAAAACGTCAACAGCGGTCGTCTTAAAGTTGTGTCGCTCGTCACCACCCGTATGAAAACCGGGAAAACGGAATTATTCGTTCAAAAGAAGCCGGCCATAGAATATGTCGGCCCGTATCAAGTGCATGAAGTAGATTTAAATTATTCACATGCCATGGCCAGTGCTGCCATCCCTTTTATTTTCCCAAGTATTGCCATTGATGGTCACCATTATGTTGATGGCGGGGTGCGACTTAACACGCCTCTGTCACCCGCGGTGCAATTTGGGGCGAATAAATTATTTATTGTGAGTTTGCATTCGGAGGCTCGCGACTTAGCTCAACGTCAGGTTGATGAAAAAGATGTTAAAGACCAAGGGCCGCCTTCGGTGGGTGAATACTTGGGTAAAATGCTCAATGGCATTTTTCTAGACCGGCTCGAATACGATATGGAGCAAATGCTGCGCATCAATCAAATCATTGAACGTAGCGTTGAAGTATATGGCGATGACTATTTAGACAAAATCAATGCCGGGCTTAAGAAAGTCTTGCGTTCGGGGCAACAAGCCAAGCGTCGATTTCGCAGCATCGAATACATCAAGATCAATCCCAGCACTCCCATCAGCGACGTGTTTTATAATTGGTACAATAGCCACCATCATCACCCCCATTTTACCACCCTAGAAAATTTTATTTTACGCGCCCTCGACATTAACCAAGACGCCAGCCTTGACCTCTTGAGTTATCTCACCTTTGCCTCGGACTATCTCAAAATGTTATTGCAGTTGGGCTACCAAGACGCCGCCGCCAAAAAAGACGAAATCATCGCCTTCTTCGAGAAAAAACCGTGCAATCATTGAAATTAACTGTCATTCCGAGCCTAGCATATGCACTTGACGCCACTCACTTTTTTCTTGTCATCCCTGCGAAGGCAGGGATCCAGTCTTTTCAAACACTTCTAGATTCCCGCTTTCGCGGGAATGACAACGGTGGCGTCAAGTGCATATGCAGGTGGCGAGCCTAGTCCTTCGCTTAATTTTTATCTTACAATTGTCGAAGCACTAGCAGGGCTTCTATGTCATTGCGAGCGAGCCCCAAAGGCGAGCGTGGCAATCTTCCTTGATTTATACGATTGAGTATCGTATGATTCATCGTATGAAAGTCACGGCTTTAATTACTGATCAGTTAGTTTATGAAGTCAAAAAAAAGGCTAAAGGCAAAAATTTAACGGATTGCATCGTTATTGCCTTAAAAGAATGGCTGGCTATGCAAAAATTACGCGAGTTGAACAGCTCCCTTCAGAAAAACCCCTTAAAATTCAGTGCTTCTTTTTCGGCCCAAAAAGCGCGGGCCCTCAATAGAAAACTAACATGATTATTGTCGACACTTCTGTGTGGATTGAATTTTTTAAAAATAACCTTACGGTAAGCGCTGCCCTTCGCCAAGAAATTGAACTATTCCATGTCTTAGCCATAGAGTGCGTATTTTCCGAATTACTGCAAGGCGTTCGTCATCGTAGCGAAGCAGAAATAATTACAAAATATTGGGAGCTCTTACCAAAAATAGAAGAAAGAGGGCTATGGATCCAAGCTGGGCTCCTCTCCTCTAAAAATCATTGGGGCAGCAAAGGCATCGGGCTTATCGATGCCTGCCTTATTACCGCTGCAAGAAATTCCAAATCGCAAGTGTGGAGCCTCGATAAAAAGCTCAATGCTGTCTTGAAGCCTTTGGAACGTTTCCTTCCTTAACCTAGCAGTAGAAGCTGTGGAATTGTGGGAAAGTCGACGAGCTTATAAAATCTTGACCCCACGCGCATCAAGCAACCTTTATTATTTTATAACGAGAACATGAATAACAAATCCGGGGGGAACATGGTCAGGGTAGACCCGTCTTTCAGTTGTAATTCCAAGATTGCAAGTTGTGTCACAACAGACCCGTTATGTGTAAACGGGGACTTG of the Deltaproteobacteria bacterium genome contains:
- the cyoE gene encoding protoheme IX farnesyltransferase, whose amino-acid sequence is MISYQKSLVAIFELFKPRIIPLVLITTFGGMWLTPMPLVPLRVLTILGWVFLLVAGANAINMYLERDLDRLMTRTADRPLPTQRIPSALALWIGLILSIIAVFAMMEWVNPITGLLAAISLLLYTTVYTPLKRKTPLALWIGAVPGAMPAWLGWTALTHRLDLQGLSLFAILYIWQIPHFLAISIFRKEEYFKAGIKVMPLTQGNMATCYQMIPYAFIQIPISLMPAPLGLVGRFYFIAALILGIIFFGYTCLGIKNQGNAVWARRCFFLSIIYLPLLYAALVVDRFLQ
- a CDS encoding CDP-alcohol phosphatidyltransferase family protein, which codes for MLSALKNLDPFWISLGPVIAINSFFFIMLIIFAITHWKLPHDEELATRHRSRLLNLWFREYWIWSTNPILKLLIRLGISPNGLTTVGFLFSCFASIAFAQGLVGVAGWMIIASGTCDIFDGRIARLSGKMSVSGGFYDSVMDRLGEAVVFLGAAIYFRESWVLYFVIAGLIGSFMVSYTRARGLSEGIKCDSGTMQRPERIVYLGVGSVFSPLVKLAVSGGNINAPEYITIAALVLIGVMTNLTALHRIIYIFKKLNEKNPPNFTSQSKLAKSPIITKLRDTIVDSLS
- a CDS encoding PIN domain-containing protein, whose protein sequence is MIIVDTSVWIEFFKNNLTVSAALRQEIELFHVLAIECVFSELLQGVRHRSEAEIITKYWELLPKIEERGLWIQAGLLSSKNHWGSKGIGLIDACLITAARNSKSQVWSLDKKLNAVLKPLERFLP
- a CDS encoding patatin-like phospholipase family protein, which gives rise to MKNRNERLALVMSGGGARGAYEAGVLHFIRTGLPKPFRELNFPIQCGSSVGAINISFMASTADHPELQGEQLCRLWAEVKQEEIYYRNFKALGNFLSNTFLGLTRNLTRLNPFASHKKSQHHFHSVFNTAPFVEFLKKHVSWNKISQNVNSGRLKVVSLVTTRMKTGKTELFVQKKPAIEYVGPYQVHEVDLNYSHAMASAAIPFIFPSIAIDGHHYVDGGVRLNTPLSPAVQFGANKLFIVSLHSEARDLAQRQVDEKDVKDQGPPSVGEYLGKMLNGIFLDRLEYDMEQMLRINQIIERSVEVYGDDYLDKINAGLKKVLRSGQQAKRRFRSIEYIKINPSTPISDVFYNWYNSHHHHPHFTTLENFILRALDINQDASLDLLSYLTFASDYLKMLLQLGYQDAAAKKDEIIAFFEKKPCNH
- a CDS encoding DUF2191 domain-containing protein, which translates into the protein MKVTALITDQLVYEVKKKAKGKNLTDCIVIALKEWLAMQKLRELNSSLQKNPLKFSASFSAQKARALNRKLT
- a CDS encoding MFS transporter, which encodes MNDAQRKRALLTLFSVILLDLIGFALLVPTIPLLAKTYHASGTILGVIVSSYTAMQFLFAPLWGRLSDKIGRKRVLIISIVGAGFSMILLGFATNLWMIFLSRLLGGMFAANIGVASAYITDITPNHDRTKAMGLIGVAFGVGFLLGPTLGGMLVGFGQHVPIFVTSGLNFINAIYAYAVLQEDRHGLHGVKRESLPLRQVLTHSLLLKICIINFVFTFSLTQLETTFAFYMKSIFSSPDSQIYFIFSFMALLMILVQGGLIRRLSPRYSDMTLLMVGAGILSLGFLLLPQVHYVSILLLPLAAASIGRGVAQPSLTSMASKVMDTGIGTVMGVFTASTNLARFVGQLSAGAFFDLRPSVPFYVAGTLMLLVFVIVKIDQQLKLRIITANR
- a CDS encoding heme A synthase; the protein is MRSILLILLVLTFILILMGGLVHGTGSSLACPDWPLCYGEFFPKMQGGVAIEHSHRLVASLVGLLTLIFFLKTLHDSKVSSKFKKLSLLAFLLVVFQGILGGITVIYRLPTLVSTAHLGASMLFLATLFYLFLIMNQNSTGEKQVSTQSCGYHFSLLLLVLLYVQILLGALVKHTGASLACLEIPFCQGSLWPSGGSGLLYLHMAHRLMGMGLGILLLGFPIYLKVKNLSHHQPILLLMILTAAQITLGFLSVYTYLDLPVALGHLGVGALLLLALVYISIRVKASP